One Owenweeksia hongkongensis DSM 17368 genomic region harbors:
- a CDS encoding sensor histidine kinase — protein sequence MLPSSRLYLVLTLCFISLWISAQELPILQRTFHHIDRTSGLPSLEVNYLLEDDLGFIWMATNNGLCRYDGQELKVWKASDSIPGSLQSSVILSLACDKQGWIWANTELGGLNAYNPKMNKWYHWGTDTTLENGFMYNSPATVFAAKDGSIWCSSMWYLHHISKTDTGISFQSFEMALFSESKKPLMIINEIIEDSATGNLWLATGRGLVGFDRVENKFLYSQKQLANNDPPGITRLLISQQGYFYAGLYDGGLARVRAEGVKPGYEFESMENLPDGFKKQRPRKISQAASGEIFISGYGILKIDESQEELELEWFYKIPNLPQSLPHTIVKHVIKDKAGNWWTASHNGVGVYYPNAPDFQIISSQTLNDENFDNRIYRVFKDSRGWLWFGGQDGLYVTKSECGNPQRIMLEGNIANEPGFVAGIDEGINGEIWVAVAPYLYKIDPQNLSFQQIKVTYPRPELNNLFLMNLKVDDKGLVFIPGIGGIPFYNEAQNSWDNHRPEYASYFYGLGFLDDQHYVTADNAVLYIINTEESTLEIIEKDGQGKNKQPYLQGIKNFMLEDSVAYISQQEKLVTYDFRTEKWSEYSETEGLTGGRVLALAVDTKGKIWLSTDMGIARFDPINKKVETLALVPDIPVSQFNSRAGWAGDGRVYFGTDKGIVHFNEDALRQNEYEAPVYITGISVYNKSVPVISPSVNKGIPVAPEYLDQLSLSSNQNMMSLRFAALNFHSASQNRYAFRLKGFADEWIEVENSHQATFTNLDPGEYQFEVKTANSSGIWSSQVATLNLQVIPPWYKTWWAMLFFGFLIVIILFYIWRLRLQAVREKMLSEARVEKARIEEREEFRKRSAADFHDEAGNKLTKINLFTSLAREQQNGNAELNNYLFKIEQNTKELLAGMRDFLWVMDPTRDSLFDTISRLKTFGESMFDDTHTTFSISGLRKTYHDIPLSMDVRRAIMQIFKEGMNNCAKHACAKKLVLRVSLEGQKLSLCLEDDGKGFDPSLKKEGSYGHGIMNERAERIGANLQTLSKEGIGTKLCLDYKIPQMSEVSD from the coding sequence ATGCTCCCTAGTTCTCGATTGTATTTAGTTCTGACTCTGTGTTTTATTTCCTTATGGATAAGTGCACAAGAACTTCCCATTCTTCAACGTACATTTCATCATATTGATAGAACGTCTGGACTTCCAAGTTTGGAGGTAAACTATTTGCTGGAAGATGATTTAGGTTTTATTTGGATGGCTACCAATAATGGGCTGTGCCGCTATGATGGGCAAGAGCTTAAAGTTTGGAAAGCTTCAGACTCTATTCCAGGTAGCTTACAGAGCTCAGTCATCCTTTCATTGGCGTGTGATAAGCAAGGTTGGATATGGGCCAACACCGAACTGGGTGGGCTGAATGCCTACAATCCCAAAATGAATAAATGGTACCACTGGGGGACGGATACCACTTTGGAGAATGGCTTTATGTACAATTCACCCGCCACGGTATTTGCCGCAAAGGATGGAAGCATTTGGTGTTCTTCCATGTGGTACTTGCATCACATAAGCAAAACAGATACAGGTATTAGTTTTCAGAGTTTTGAAATGGCGCTGTTTTCCGAATCGAAAAAACCGCTGATGATAATCAATGAAATAATTGAAGATTCGGCTACTGGCAATCTCTGGCTAGCCACAGGACGGGGTTTGGTAGGTTTTGATAGAGTAGAAAATAAATTTTTGTACAGCCAAAAGCAATTGGCCAACAATGACCCACCGGGTATTACAAGGCTGCTGATTAGCCAGCAAGGCTATTTTTATGCAGGATTGTACGATGGTGGTTTGGCAAGGGTAAGAGCAGAGGGGGTAAAACCAGGTTATGAATTTGAATCTATGGAAAATCTGCCTGATGGTTTTAAAAAACAAAGGCCACGAAAAATATCACAAGCTGCTAGTGGCGAAATTTTTATATCCGGATATGGCATCTTAAAAATAGATGAATCTCAAGAAGAGCTAGAATTGGAATGGTTTTACAAAATTCCAAACTTACCCCAAAGTCTCCCGCATACCATTGTAAAACACGTGATAAAAGATAAGGCTGGAAACTGGTGGACAGCCTCTCATAATGGAGTGGGTGTTTATTACCCCAATGCTCCCGATTTTCAAATAATAAGTAGCCAAACTCTAAATGATGAAAATTTTGATAATCGTATTTATCGTGTATTTAAGGATAGCCGGGGCTGGCTTTGGTTTGGTGGCCAGGATGGACTGTATGTAACAAAATCTGAATGCGGCAACCCGCAGCGTATCATGCTGGAAGGTAATATTGCTAATGAACCGGGATTTGTAGCAGGCATTGATGAAGGAATAAACGGAGAAATATGGGTAGCGGTTGCCCCTTATTTGTATAAGATTGACCCGCAAAATTTATCCTTCCAGCAAATAAAAGTTACTTACCCACGGCCGGAATTAAACAACCTTTTTTTGATGAACCTAAAAGTGGATGATAAAGGCCTTGTATTTATTCCAGGTATAGGCGGCATCCCTTTTTATAATGAGGCACAAAATAGCTGGGACAATCACAGGCCCGAGTATGCTTCGTATTTCTATGGTTTAGGATTTTTGGATGATCAACATTATGTAACGGCTGATAATGCCGTGTTGTACATCATCAATACTGAAGAATCTACTTTAGAAATTATTGAAAAAGATGGACAGGGAAAAAATAAACAACCTTACTTACAAGGTATTAAAAACTTTATGCTCGAGGATTCAGTGGCCTATATCTCACAGCAAGAAAAGTTGGTTACTTACGATTTTCGTACTGAAAAATGGAGTGAATATTCCGAAACAGAAGGGCTGACCGGAGGACGCGTTTTAGCTTTAGCGGTAGATACCAAAGGAAAAATATGGCTGTCTACAGACATGGGGATTGCACGTTTTGACCCAATAAACAAAAAGGTGGAAACCTTGGCATTGGTGCCGGATATACCCGTGTCGCAATTTAACAGTAGAGCAGGTTGGGCAGGAGATGGGCGCGTATATTTTGGTACCGACAAAGGCATTGTACACTTTAATGAAGATGCGCTTCGCCAAAATGAGTACGAAGCACCCGTCTATATCACTGGCATTTCGGTGTACAATAAAAGCGTGCCTGTGATTTCACCGAGTGTGAATAAAGGCATTCCTGTGGCTCCTGAATATCTAGACCAACTTAGTTTATCATCCAATCAAAATATGATGAGCCTGAGGTTTGCGGCCCTCAATTTTCACAGTGCCTCACAAAATCGCTACGCCTTTCGGCTAAAAGGTTTTGCTGACGAATGGATAGAAGTTGAAAATTCGCATCAAGCTACCTTTACCAATCTTGACCCTGGGGAGTATCAGTTTGAAGTGAAAACGGCAAATAGCAGTGGTATATGGAGTTCACAAGTTGCCACGCTAAACTTACAAGTGATTCCACCTTGGTATAAAACCTGGTGGGCCATGCTATTCTTTGGTTTCCTCATTGTTATCATCCTATTTTATATATGGCGTTTGCGCTTACAAGCGGTACGCGAAAAAATGCTCTCTGAGGCTCGTGTAGAAAAAGCAAGGATAGAAGAGCGGGAAGAGTTTCGAAAACGGAGTGCTGCAGATTTTCATGATGAAGCCGGAAACAAGCTTACCAAAATAAACCTATTTACCAGCTTAGCGCGGGAGCAGCAAAATGGAAATGCTGAGCTGAACAACTATCTCTTTAAAATAGAGCAAAACACCAAGGAGTTACTTGCCGGGATGCGCGACTTTTTGTGGGTAATGGACCCAACGCGAGACTCACTATTCGACACCATATCGCGTCTCAAAACTTTTGGCGAATCTATGTTTGATGATACACATACTACTTTCAGCATTAGTGGATTGCGAAAGACTTACCACGATATACCACTAAGCATGGATGTGCGAAGGGCCATCATGCAGATTTTTAAAGAAGGAATGAATAATTGCGCCAAACATGCTTGTGCAAAAAAGCTGGTGTTACGTGTGTCTTTGGAGGGGCAAAAACTTAGCCTATGTCTTGAGGACGATGGAAAAGGTTTTGACCCCAGCCTGAAAAAAGAAGGCAGCTATGGGCATGGAATTATGAATGAAAGGGCAGAAAGAATAGGAGCCAACTTACAAACACTGAGCAAGGAAGGTATAGGCACCAAGCTTTGCCTCGATTACAAAATACCCCAAATGAGTGAGGTAAGCGACTGA
- a CDS encoding response regulator transcription factor: MDTEKDIKVMIVEDDDEIRELMHMIIGKSPGYDCVAAFRDCESALKPVTVELPEVVLMDIELPGMNGIEGIRKLKEKVPETDFIMLTIRDDDESVFESLKAGATGYLLKDTPPARLLEAIREVHEGGSPITPSVARRVTNSFHPQSVSPLSDRETEVLARLCEGEAYNTIAERFFISGHTVRAHIKNIYRKLQVNSRGEAVKTAIKDRLI, encoded by the coding sequence ATGGACACAGAAAAGGACATAAAAGTAATGATAGTGGAGGATGACGATGAGATCAGGGAACTGATGCACATGATTATCGGCAAGTCTCCTGGTTACGATTGTGTGGCCGCTTTTCGCGACTGTGAGAGTGCTTTGAAACCCGTTACCGTAGAATTGCCAGAAGTAGTGCTGATGGATATCGAATTGCCTGGAATGAACGGTATTGAGGGTATCCGTAAGCTGAAAGAAAAAGTGCCCGAAACAGATTTTATCATGCTTACCATTCGCGATGATGATGAGTCCGTATTTGAATCGCTAAAAGCCGGAGCAACTGGCTATCTCTTAAAAGATACACCACCTGCCAGGCTGCTTGAAGCCATTCGTGAAGTACACGAAGGCGGGTCGCCCATTACACCCAGCGTGGCGCGCAGGGTTACCAATTCTTTCCACCCCCAGTCTGTCTCACCACTCTCTGACCGTGAAACTGAAGTGCTGGCACGCCTTTGCGAAGGAGAGGCTTATAATACTATTGCAGAACGATTTTTCATTAGTGGTCACACCGTACGGGCACACATCAAAAACATTTATCGAAAGCTACAAGTAAACTCACGCGGAGAAGCGGTAAAAACTGCTATAAAAGATAGACTCATCTGA
- a CDS encoding Kelch repeat-containing protein: MKNLYTLLLIPTFLMFHFSSLGQAILITDSMAVPRVLHEVQTLPNGKVLVMGGINNTQGPTVYHIERSCEIYDPATGQWSMTDSLMLPRSKFTTVVTNGGKVLVIGGETTSQGQVLNVESFDPATEKWSVVGTLPSIISNCDAIVTSTGEILVVRYLHYYKGNADGSTWTEETPSNHVSSGERPQLFQMNNGKILSIGSQPSGNDFAVEYNNFTATTSSFMVDDQTGTNMAQLPSGQVLVAGSGSRISEIYDPTNGSFTSTASSSRIIEGELMPMTDGRIAAMVQNDILGIGGPGTKILEIYDPNTNMWTASSAHYINNPIAVRSVAMGNGKYLICGGIDNGGFHNSGSRAAYIFDENASPAVSLLENAIIDLLLVRNGFNQFKVEGNLESLRMVNSVAIYNTGGQLIDQQNLSPSNPIFEVRSLARGIYIFLLVDKAGQNIYRQKMTF, encoded by the coding sequence ATGAAAAATCTATACACTTTACTACTTATTCCCACATTCTTGATGTTTCACTTTTCCTCTTTGGGACAAGCCATATTAATTACTGATAGCATGGCCGTGCCACGCGTTTTGCACGAAGTGCAAACACTGCCCAATGGAAAAGTATTAGTGATGGGTGGAATAAATAATACGCAAGGCCCTACTGTTTATCACATCGAGCGCTCTTGCGAAATTTATGATCCTGCTACAGGACAATGGTCGATGACGGATAGCTTGATGCTTCCCAGAAGTAAGTTTACCACTGTAGTAACCAATGGTGGAAAAGTATTGGTCATTGGCGGAGAAACCACAAGTCAAGGACAAGTACTTAACGTAGAAAGCTTTGATCCTGCCACAGAGAAATGGTCGGTTGTTGGCACGCTGCCATCAATTATATCTAATTGCGATGCTATTGTAACCAGTACTGGAGAAATACTTGTAGTGCGCTACCTGCACTATTATAAAGGTAATGCCGATGGCAGCACCTGGACAGAAGAAACCCCATCCAACCACGTTTCCAGCGGTGAGCGACCACAGTTATTTCAAATGAATAATGGAAAAATATTGTCCATCGGTTCACAGCCCAGTGGAAATGACTTTGCTGTAGAATACAATAATTTTACGGCCACTACTTCCTCTTTTATGGTGGATGACCAAACAGGTACAAATATGGCTCAGCTCCCAAGCGGACAAGTCTTAGTGGCTGGATCAGGTTCTAGAATAAGTGAGATTTACGACCCCACAAACGGCAGTTTTACCTCCACTGCATCAAGCTCACGCATTATAGAAGGAGAACTAATGCCTATGACTGACGGGCGAATAGCCGCCATGGTTCAAAATGATATATTGGGCATTGGCGGCCCTGGAACTAAGATTCTTGAAATCTATGACCCTAATACTAACATGTGGACAGCATCCTCAGCACATTACATTAACAACCCAATTGCGGTTCGGTCCGTAGCCATGGGAAATGGTAAATACCTCATTTGTGGGGGTATTGATAACGGTGGCTTTCATAATAGCGGCTCAAGGGCAGCCTATATTTTTGATGAAAATGCGAGCCCAGCCGTAAGTTTACTTGAAAATGCGATAATAGATTTACTATTGGTGCGCAATGGCTTTAACCAATTTAAGGTGGAAGGAAACCTTGAATCTCTAAGAATGGTAAATAGTGTTGCTATTTACAATACGGGCGGGCAATTAATAGATCAACAGAATTTAAGCCCCTCTAATCCCATTTTTGAAGTGCGTAGTTTAGCTCGTGGTATTTATATCTTTCTTTTGGTAGATAAAGCCGGGCAAAACATTTATCGACAGAAAATGACTTTTTAA
- a CDS encoding UDP-N-acetylglucosamine--peptide N-acetylglucosaminyltransferase SPINDLY family protein yields the protein MMRHTFLLLAAIFGFSLAAQEGPKITSAVIAADRQDLAEAKSYIDEAGQIIGTKSLSEVRSKDLAKFYYYKGLINFRLTQSSDEAIKALDPDALDKAAEGFKNLIEYEKQIGKERYTDDVKQQLPYLANAYASRGIEASGKEDYANAFIDFQRTYDLKKDFGIGTDTSMLYNAALMAQQAGNNAKAIEITEELIAMNYRGLQYKAKNAATGDPVEFGSKKQMELSVKSGAVTDPVIEGDVRPDLYLTAASLNKKEGDTAAYDNWVSKGREMFPENEALLRAELQTFLEKQEYEKALVNLNKAIEKDPSNKLFQYIKGYIIQTETKDLEKARAAYAKAIELDPNYVEPLYMSGLTYVEEANAITEKMNALKLNETSKYNALQKEQNAQFEKALPFFEKAHTVDPKDKDTLSALKEVYYKLKMYEKAKTIQTEIEAL from the coding sequence ATGATGAGACATACATTCTTACTATTAGCAGCAATTTTTGGCTTTAGCCTAGCTGCTCAGGAAGGACCCAAAATTACAAGTGCTGTAATTGCAGCAGACCGTCAAGATCTTGCAGAAGCCAAAAGCTACATTGATGAAGCTGGACAAATCATTGGCACCAAGAGCCTTAGTGAAGTTCGTAGTAAAGATTTAGCAAAGTTTTATTACTACAAAGGTCTAATCAACTTTAGATTGACTCAAAGTTCTGATGAAGCCATTAAAGCTTTGGACCCTGATGCATTGGATAAAGCTGCAGAAGGTTTTAAAAATCTTATAGAGTATGAAAAACAAATAGGGAAGGAGCGTTATACTGATGATGTAAAGCAACAGCTTCCTTATCTGGCAAACGCATATGCTTCTCGTGGAATTGAAGCGAGTGGTAAAGAAGATTATGCAAATGCATTTATTGACTTCCAGCGCACTTATGATTTGAAGAAAGATTTCGGTATAGGTACTGATACGTCAATGCTTTACAATGCCGCTCTTATGGCTCAGCAAGCAGGAAATAATGCCAAAGCAATTGAAATTACTGAAGAGCTTATTGCTATGAACTACAGAGGCTTACAGTATAAAGCTAAAAATGCAGCTACTGGTGACCCCGTAGAGTTTGGAAGCAAAAAACAAATGGAACTGAGCGTGAAATCTGGTGCAGTTACAGATCCAGTTATTGAGGGAGATGTTCGTCCTGATTTATACCTTACCGCGGCTAGTCTCAACAAAAAAGAGGGTGATACAGCTGCTTATGACAACTGGGTTTCTAAAGGAAGAGAAATGTTCCCTGAAAACGAAGCACTTTTGAGAGCTGAACTTCAAACATTCCTTGAAAAACAAGAATATGAGAAAGCTTTAGTAAACCTTAATAAGGCAATTGAAAAGGATCCTTCAAATAAACTATTCCAGTATATTAAAGGATACATTATTCAAACTGAAACAAAGGATCTTGAAAAGGCAAGAGCAGCTTATGCAAAAGCAATTGAGCTTGACCCTAACTATGTAGAACCATTGTATATGTCTGGTTTGACTTATGTGGAAGAGGCAAACGCCATTACAGAAAAGATGAATGCCTTGAAACTAAATGAAACTAGTAAGTATAATGCTTTACAAAAAGAGCAAAATGCACAGTTTGAAAAGGCATTACCATTTTTTGAAAAGGCGCATACCGTAGATCCTAAGGATAAGGACACCTTGAGCGCTTTGAAAGAAGTGTACTATAAACTAAAGATGTACGAAAAAGCAAAAACTATACAAACGGAGATTGAAGCTTTGTAA
- the hpf gene encoding ribosome hibernation-promoting factor, HPF/YfiA family produces MKMDIQTVGFHADVTLTDYARQKTEGLVKYYDKIVGAEIYLKLVQDGKEQNKVAEIKLNIPGNDIFASSQSPKFEGSINDSIEKLKGQIRKLKTKLQAH; encoded by the coding sequence ATGAAAATGGACATTCAGACTGTAGGTTTCCACGCAGATGTGACACTTACCGATTACGCAAGACAAAAAACTGAAGGGTTGGTAAAGTATTATGACAAAATAGTTGGAGCAGAGATATACCTCAAACTAGTACAAGATGGAAAGGAGCAAAATAAAGTGGCGGAAATAAAACTCAATATTCCTGGAAACGACATCTTCGCTTCTAGCCAAAGTCCAAAATTTGAAGGCTCAATTAATGACTCTATTGAAAAGCTTAAAGGACAAATACGAAAGCTTAAAACAAAACTACAGGCCCATTAA
- a CDS encoding pyrophosphohydrolase domain-containing protein — translation MKKQIDHVALFHNTFKIGNEEKPIAQLSEDGYMLRYNLMKEENDEYLEAAQNGDLTEIADALGDMMYILCGTILKHGLQDIIEDVFEEIQQSNMSKLDGNGEPIYREDGKILKGSNYFRPNIEAILKKKGAL, via the coding sequence ATGAAGAAGCAAATTGACCACGTAGCATTATTTCACAATACTTTTAAAATAGGAAACGAGGAAAAGCCGATTGCTCAACTGAGTGAAGACGGGTATATGCTTCGCTACAACTTGATGAAGGAAGAGAATGATGAGTATTTGGAGGCTGCTCAAAATGGTGACCTTACGGAAATTGCTGATGCCCTGGGCGATATGATGTATATCTTATGTGGAACTATTCTTAAGCATGGTTTGCAGGATATAATAGAAGATGTATTTGAAGAAATACAGCAAAGTAATATGAGCAAGCTAGATGGAAATGGAGAACCCATATACCGTGAAGACGGTAAGATACTGAAGGGGAGTAATTATTTTAGACCCAACATTGAAGCTATTCTAAAGAAAAAAGGAGCGCTATAA
- a CDS encoding M14 family zinc carboxypeptidase, whose protein sequence is MASTYFESRDYGQFIEQDFRHRWLRPSFLYDKLKKYEGHNLEIGEAGKSIEGRPIYKLKYGSGKTKVVLWTQMHGNEPTATMALIDFLNFLTKSDTYDSLRKILFDNLEITMIPMLNPDGAERFTRRNALDIDPNRDAASLAMPELKILTDWVEENKPEWAFNLHDQRNIFTVGTSDKSATISFLAASADLEKTMTPTREKSMNLISELATVVEAHLPGHVGKYSDEFYPRALGEYFHKSKIPCVLIESGAYANDEFRDNARKMNFLCLVEGLAKIANNDIPADAIEKYKAIPENSMNMLDVIIRDSTLNYKGQSLKADIGLLYKELPNFETNQLERKLYVQDIGDLQFHFAFKDLAGGHIDCSKSRPEFEKVANFEIIKEDGSIIQLAKGEMS, encoded by the coding sequence ATGGCTTCAACATATTTTGAATCGAGAGATTACGGACAATTTATAGAACAGGATTTTAGACACAGGTGGCTCAGGCCAAGTTTTCTTTATGATAAATTAAAAAAGTATGAAGGTCATAATCTTGAAATTGGTGAAGCAGGAAAGTCGATTGAAGGAAGACCTATTTATAAATTGAAATATGGGAGCGGGAAAACCAAGGTAGTACTATGGACACAGATGCATGGTAACGAACCAACGGCAACAATGGCGCTTATTGATTTTTTGAACTTTCTTACCAAAAGTGATACATACGACAGTTTGCGAAAAATCCTTTTTGACAACCTTGAAATCACTATGATACCTATGCTCAACCCGGATGGGGCGGAGCGCTTTACCAGGAGAAATGCTTTGGATATTGACCCTAATAGGGATGCAGCGAGCTTGGCTATGCCTGAACTAAAAATATTAACGGATTGGGTAGAGGAAAACAAACCAGAATGGGCCTTTAACCTTCATGATCAAAGAAATATATTTACGGTAGGTACAAGTGATAAAAGCGCGACTATTAGCTTTTTGGCGGCCTCAGCCGACCTTGAAAAAACAATGACACCCACTCGTGAAAAAAGCATGAACTTGATCAGTGAGTTGGCGACTGTGGTTGAAGCTCATTTACCAGGCCACGTTGGTAAATATTCGGATGAGTTTTATCCGAGAGCCCTTGGAGAGTATTTTCATAAATCCAAAATTCCTTGTGTATTAATAGAGTCCGGAGCATATGCCAACGATGAGTTTAGGGACAATGCCCGTAAAATGAACTTTCTGTGCTTGGTAGAAGGACTAGCCAAGATTGCGAACAACGATATTCCTGCTGATGCAATAGAAAAATATAAGGCTATACCAGAGAATAGTATGAATATGCTGGATGTGATAATTCGCGATTCTACGCTGAACTACAAAGGACAAAGCCTAAAAGCAGATATTGGCCTATTATATAAGGAGCTGCCAAACTTTGAAACCAATCAATTGGAGCGAAAGTTATACGTGCAGGATATTGGAGACTTGCAGTTTCACTTTGCCTTTAAAGACTTAGCGGGCGGACACATTGACTGCTCAAAATCAAGGCCTGAGTTTGAAAAAGTGGCCAATTTTGAAATAATAAAGGAAGACGGCAGTATAATACAACTTGCAAAAGGGGAGATGAGCTAG
- a CDS encoding helix-turn-helix domain-containing protein → MEDIAQRIKELIDDQGLSNTDFAKEANLNPAIISHILSGRNKPSLQVINQIKESFTNVNLDYLITGSGQLYIDVTNVNTKEKPVENNLFGQVGGLPMEGVRVVSEPGTIPAKAPEEPVEKTTEIEKPAPPSHSLNDHLDKKPKTVENSKEPDVKEVEQIVIFYTNGSFKAYRP, encoded by the coding sequence ATGGAAGATATAGCACAACGGATAAAAGAGCTTATTGATGACCAGGGTTTAAGCAATACTGACTTCGCTAAAGAAGCTAATTTAAACCCCGCAATTATTAGTCATATATTAAGTGGAAGAAACAAGCCGAGTTTACAAGTAATTAATCAGATAAAAGAATCATTTACAAATGTAAACTTAGATTACTTGATCACAGGTTCAGGGCAGTTGTATATTGATGTTACAAATGTAAATACAAAAGAAAAGCCAGTTGAAAACAACTTATTCGGACAAGTAGGTGGACTACCCATGGAGGGTGTACGCGTTGTTTCGGAGCCCGGTACCATTCCTGCAAAAGCTCCAGAAGAGCCGGTGGAAAAAACTACTGAAATCGAGAAGCCAGCGCCCCCCTCCCATTCTTTAAATGACCATTTGGATAAAAAACCAAAAACCGTAGAGAATAGTAAAGAGCCTGACGTAAAGGAAGTTGAGCAAATCGTCATATTCTATACTAATGGTAGTTTCAAGGCTTATCGCCCATAA
- a CDS encoding DUF6580 family putative transport protein: MQQQNRIIVLITLIVAAITTRFLPHAPNFTAVGATALFGGVLFRNNLRAFMIPAIALFASDLVLNNLVYGQYYEGFQWLTPGFAFIYGAFFITVLMGRYFTSGFKALPLIGAGLASAIVFYLLTNFGAWLGSPMYPQTFGGLIQSYVAGLPFLLNQVAGTAFYGVIMFSAAYFLTGAHKPSTVNA, from the coding sequence ATGCAACAGCAAAATAGAATCATCGTACTTATTACTCTTATTGTAGCCGCAATTACAACACGCTTTTTGCCACATGCTCCTAATTTTACTGCTGTTGGAGCCACTGCCCTATTTGGAGGCGTTTTGTTTAGAAATAATTTAAGAGCCTTTATGATTCCGGCCATTGCTCTTTTTGCAAGTGATTTAGTACTAAACAACCTTGTGTATGGTCAGTATTACGAAGGTTTTCAATGGTTAACTCCGGGCTTTGCATTTATATACGGGGCATTTTTCATTACTGTATTAATGGGCCGTTATTTTACCAGCGGATTTAAAGCGCTTCCATTGATTGGTGCTGGTTTAGCTTCTGCTATAGTTTTTTACCTATTAACCAACTTTGGAGCTTGGTTGGGTAGCCCAATGTATCCACAAACTTTTGGAGGTCTTATTCAGTCTTACGTTGCCGGTCTTCCTTTCTTGTTGAACCAAGTTGCTGGAACAGCCTTTTACGGTGTAATTATGTTTTCTGCTGCATATTTCCTTACTGGTGCTCACAAGCCTAGTACGGTAAATGCTTAG
- a CDS encoding NAD(P)/FAD-dependent oxidoreductase, whose product MLSIWETDSFYFPTDILIIGAGLTGLNTAIEIKSRKPGLSIRVVERGLFPSGASIKNAGFACFGSLSEILDDTKQIGEQKALERVQTRYLGIQKLLTRVSPSDVDFHKDDGYEIFTEREASLLKDCKDAIHDINAKLSTLLGFEPYEFTSNTFGFDTTYPLLKIKGEGALHSGKLVTQLLQKAKSLGVIFNFGFDIKHINSQGTLWYVSNGSKEFSAHKVIVATNGFSKRLIPEEDINPARGQLLLTESIPGLKLKGTFHAHEGYFYFRAIGDKILLGGGRNVDRENENTDSQEVSGVIQSALEVLLYKVIMPGKALRIERRWAGTMAFGNNNEKDPIIKELHTNLFVGARLGGMGVAMTPMLAEKLADLVLK is encoded by the coding sequence ATGCTTAGTATTTGGGAAACAGATTCTTTCTATTTTCCTACAGACATCCTTATTATTGGCGCTGGGCTCACAGGGCTTAATACTGCTATTGAGATAAAATCAAGAAAACCAGGATTAAGTATTCGGGTTGTTGAGCGCGGTTTATTCCCATCCGGTGCATCGATAAAAAATGCTGGGTTTGCTTGTTTTGGCAGTCTCTCCGAAATCTTAGACGATACCAAACAGATTGGCGAGCAAAAGGCTCTTGAGCGAGTGCAGACGCGCTACTTAGGTATTCAAAAATTATTGACTCGTGTCTCCCCTTCTGATGTTGACTTCCATAAAGATGATGGTTATGAGATTTTTACAGAAAGAGAAGCTAGTTTGCTTAAGGACTGCAAGGATGCCATACATGATATAAACGCCAAGCTATCAACCCTCTTGGGCTTTGAGCCATATGAGTTTACCTCAAATACATTCGGATTCGATACAACATATCCTCTACTTAAAATTAAAGGTGAGGGTGCTTTACATAGCGGGAAACTAGTTACTCAACTTCTGCAAAAAGCAAAATCACTAGGTGTGATTTTTAACTTTGGCTTTGATATAAAACACATAAACTCACAAGGAACACTATGGTATGTAAGTAATGGAAGTAAGGAGTTTTCTGCCCATAAGGTTATAGTTGCCACCAATGGCTTTAGTAAAAGGCTGATTCCTGAAGAAGACATAAACCCTGCTCGTGGACAGCTTTTGCTTACAGAATCAATTCCGGGTTTAAAGCTTAAAGGAACTTTTCATGCCCATGAGGGCTACTTCTACTTTAGAGCAATCGGAGATAAAATACTACTAGGCGGTGGACGAAATGTAGATCGAGAAAATGAGAACACTGATAGTCAGGAGGTTTCTGGTGTTATCCAATCTGCGTTGGAGGTATTATTATATAAAGTGATTATGCCAGGAAAGGCGTTGAGGATAGAAAGACGCTGGGCCGGGACAATGGCTTTTGGAAACAATAATGAGAAAGACCCCATCATAAAAGAGCTCCATACTAACTTATTTGTGGGTGCTCGCCTTGGCGGTATGGGTGTGGCAATGACACCAATGCTAGCAGAAAAATTAGCTGATTTGGTTTTGAAATAA